Proteins encoded together in one Carassius auratus strain Wakin chromosome 32, ASM336829v1, whole genome shotgun sequence window:
- the LOC113051789 gene encoding fibroblast growth factor 3-like: protein MVIILLLLLLSSLDPSLQEFLAPGLTRTPRAPCVRGQTCDPRQRRDAGGRGGVYEHLGGAPRRRKLYCATKYHLQIHPNGKIDGSLDENNPFSILEITAVDVGVVAIKGLFSGRYLAMNEKGRLYASEVFNHECEFLERIHELGYNTYASRHHATTQPPPTGAGGGKRRASSKRQWYVSINGKGRPRRGFKTRSTDKASLFLPRVLGNKDHEMVRKLRESQRHQAGSHRASVGRAERRRRRHRGSKSQSTRADI, encoded by the exons ATGGTTATAATTCTGCTCTTGCTTTTACTGAGCTCCTTGGATCCGAGTTTACAGGAATTTCTGGCTCCGGGGCTGACCAGGACCCCAAGGGCGCCCTGTGTCAGGGGCCAGACGTGTGACCCAAGGCAGAGGCGAGATGCTGGTGGACGCGGCGGGGTTTACGAGCACCTCGGAGGAGCTCCAAGACGCAGAAAACTTTACTGCGCCACAAAATATCATTTGCAAATTCACCCGAACGGAAAAATAGACGGATCTCTTGATGAAAACAATCCTTTCA GTATACTCGAGATCACAGCTGTGGATGTGGGTGTCGTGGCGATCAAGGGCCTGTTTTCGGGAAGATACCTGGCTATGAATGAGAAAGGACGTCTGTATGCTTCA GAAGTCTTCAACCATGAGTGTGAGTTTCTGGAGCGCATTCATGAGCTAGGCTACAACACCTACGCGTCACGGCACCATGCTACCACCCAGCCTCCCCCAACAGGGGCAGGGGGCGGCAAGCGGCGTGCCAGTTCTAAGAGGCAGTGGTACGTGTCCATCAATGGGAAGGGCCGGCCCAGGAGGGGTTTTAAGACAAGGAGCACGGACAAAGCATCCCTCTTCTTGCCCCGTGTTCTGGGCAACAAGGACCATGAGATGGTGCGCAAGCTCAGAGAGAGCCAGCGGCACCAGGCCGGCTCTCACAGAGCCTCTGTGGGTCGGGCAGAACGCAGAAGACGACGCCACAGGGGCTCCAAGAGCCAAAGCACAAGGGCTGACATTTAA
- the LOC113051790 gene encoding fibroblast growth factor 4B has translation MSVHSALLPIVVLGLMTSSVRCAPLPGGQNGPVDRRWETLYSRSLARIPGEKRDIIRDSDYLTGIKRLRRLYCNVGIGFHLQVLPDGRITGVHNENSYSLLEISPVERGVVTLFGVRSGLFVAMNSKGKLFGSVQFTDECKFREELLANNYNAYESLAHPGMYIGLSKTGKTKKGNRVSTSMTVTHFLPRI, from the exons ATGAGTGTCCATTCAGCCCTATTACCAATAGTTGTCTTAGGACTTATGACAAGCTCAGTGCGCTGCGCTCCGCTGCCCGGTGGGCAGAACGGACCCGTGGATCGACGCTGGGAGACCCTCTACTCGCGTTCTCTAGCCCGAATCCCCGGGGAAAAAAGAGATATCATCCGGGACAGTGATTATCTCACGGGCATTAAAAGACTGCGACGTCTCTACTGCAATGTTGGCATCGGGTTTCATCTCCAAGTATTACCGGACGGTAGAATTACTGGCGTGCACAACGAAAACAGTTACA GTCTTCTTGAGATATCTCCGGTGGAGAGGGGAGTTGTGACACTGTTTGGCGTCCGGAGCGGGCTATTCGTGGCCATGAACAGCAAAGGGAAACTTTTCGGATCT GTGCAGTTCACAGATGAATGCAAGTTCAGAGAAGAGCTTCTTGCAAATAATTACAATGCGTACGAATCGCTGGCACATCCCGGGATGTACATCGGACTGAGTAAGactggaaaaacaaaaaaaggaaatcgAGTATCGACGTCCATGACGGTGACACATTTCTTGCCTAGAATCTGA